A window of Tachyglossus aculeatus isolate mTacAcu1 chromosome 21, mTacAcu1.pri, whole genome shotgun sequence genomic DNA:
CGGAGCCCGTGGATGTGGGTACCGGGCCGTAAAACGCCGGAGCGCTGGAGCGAGCCCTGGGGGCGAAGGGCGGACTCGAGCGGGTGGCGTTCCGTCGGGCCGTCGTGTGGCTGTCACGATGTCAGTCCCCGTGTCCGGCCAACCGAGTGAGGAGCCGGTCCATTCGATTGCAACCGCCGCCCCGTTGgagtggaagctctttgtgggcaaggaatggaccTTGTCCTTCTGTTGGCTTTGCCAAGACGCCAGGACCGGCGTCCGTCCTCGAGGGCTAAGACAGTGGGGGCACAAGCCAAGCACCCCCCCCAAAATGCTGACTGCCCAAATGAGAATcgcttaatctctctgagccCAGCCTCTAACTCTGTAATTGGGGGTAGACATCGAAAGCGGGTAAGACTCCTTGTAGCGGGTGGCATACCCGCTCCTCTAGAACCACCTGGCCCCCCCACTTGCTCCGCCCAGTGCTCGATGAATAGTATCGATGGGGGGGATTTAGGGCTGCGGGGCTTGAGGTGAGTCAAACGGCGGGGCCAGGAGGCTTAGCGCGCCATCCCCGTAAGGCGGCCTGTTATCGCTTGCCCTTTCGCCCACAGTCCAGCCCACGCCAAAGCCTTGCATAACCACCGGCCTTCGTAGCCAGGGACCGGGAGGGGAGAGGCTTCGTCGTGTCCGATCTGCCGATCTCGTATCGGCGCCGTGGGCTCAGCGTGGGGCGAGCCGCGGGAccttgtggcctaggggaaaggacGCAGCCTTGGGCGTCAGATGTCCTGAGCTCCGATCCCATCTCCGATCCCATCTCcaagagctctggactaagcgcttgggaagtacagatgcgCCTTCCCAAGACGGAGTGTGGGGGGGAAGCCAAgggcttcacttctgtgcctcagtttcctcacctgtaaacttgggattaagaccgtgcaccccgtgtgggacgtggaccgtgccAATCCTAAtggtcttatgtctaccccagcgcctggcacataatgagtggttaacaaataccttttttttaagaaagactacatccaggcctgtgaggccacagactgtgagcccactgttgggtagggaccgtctctatatgttgccaacttggactttccaagcgcttagtccagtgctctgcacacagtaagtgctcaataaatacgatcgattgattgagggagaaagagagagagagaaggtcttGTCTGCTTCATCCGCCagatattggcatttattgagagcttaaacTCGTCGAGGACAGgggatgtgcctgccaactctgccgtactttcctaggtgcttagtacagaggtcgtgggttcaaaccccggctccgccaattgtcagctgtgtgactttgggcaagtcacttaacttctctgggcctcagttccctcatctgtaaaatggggattgagactgagccccacgtgggacaacctgatctccttgtagcctccccagcgcttagaacagtgctttgcacatagtaagtgcttaataaatgccattattattattattacagagttctgcacactgtacgccctcaaataccattgattgggagccaagtactgtactgagcacttgggagagtccaatgccgtCGGTAGACGTGCCTTgtaccctcaaagaacttacaccgTAGTAGTGGAAATGTGCATTTGgcctatgaagcagcgtggctcagtggaaagagcccgggctttggagtcagaggtcgtgggttcagatcccggctccgccacttgtcagctgggtgactttgggcaagtcacttcacttctctgggcctcagtgacctcatctgtaaaatgaggatgaagactgtgagccccacgtgggacaacctgatgaccttgtatctatcccagcgcttagaacggtgctttgcacatagtaagcgcttaacaaataccaacattattattattagtattatgaagaCCGCAGCGCATTATTTTTGGATTCACTTGTCTGGCTCAGACCCTGATAGCCAAGTGGGGAAAAGTGTAGCTCACTGGCAATTAATACACAACTGACCGGCAGTGGGTTACTTCCAATACAGCGGGATtgtttgtgtgcagagctgtgacctaaacacttgggagagtccagttcattcagtcgtatttattgagcgcttaccgtgtgcggagcaccgtacagagcattgtactaagtccaatatgagagttggtagataattagGCTTGAATGATCTTTCTAGGGGTGGGGATGGCTTGTGCTGAACTATTCCCATTCTCTCAATCAGtattttcactcctctaatgcctcgCTCCCTTCGCTGTTGCCAtcaacccctctccatcctccccatcttacctccttcccttccccacagcacctgtatatatgtatatatgtttgtacatatttattactctaattattttatttgtgcatatctattccattttattttgttagtatgtttggttttgttctctgtctccccctttttagactgtgagcccactgttgggtagggactgtctctagatgttgccaacttgtacttcccaagcgcttagtacagtgctctgcacacagtaagcgctcaataaatacgattgatgatgatgatgatgattggttgattgagtgacctagggtaaattacttaatttctctgtgcttgtttcccctgcaaaatgggcattcaataccctttctccctttctccctcctactgatcgattgattacttagactgagccccgtaGGGCCTTCATGGGACTGGAttaccttggatttaccccagtgctgggcaaatTGTAAGCACCGAACCAAGATCACAGTTATTATAAGGTTGGGCaacttttgatggtatttgttcagtgattactatgtgtcactgttctaagccctgggggaggtacaagttaatcaggttggccacagcctctgtcccacactgggacatggtctaagtaataataacaatgataatgatggcatttattaagcgcttactatgtgcaaagcactgttctaagcggaggGAGactaggcactgaatccccattttacagatgaggaaaatgaggcccggatgagttaagtgactgccATGCTGCGTCCCTTCAGTGTTCATAGGGCAGCCTCTGTGTCGTGAAATACGTGATTCGCTTTGGACTTCCGTTCCCCACCCTGGAAGCCCCTGGGAATCTTGCTCTGAAACGTCCCCCCCTTTTTTAAATCGAGGCCGCTGCGGCCTTCCTCCAATCTCTGTTCTCCTCAGCCCTTCCAAGGTCTTCCTCGCCTGGATTCATTTCAGCCATTAAGGCCGTTTAATTCAACCCCAGGGCTTCCCCTTGTCTTGCTCATTTTGGtttctcttcattttccctcccggGTCCCTGGCATGGGCCCAGGCTGAGGCCGGTGGGAGGCAGGAGGGCCATGATTCTGGCGGCATTTAGCCAATTGTGgctggagggaccgtctctacgtgttgccaacttgtacttcccaagcgcttagtacagtgctctgcacacagtaagcgctcaataaatacgattgattgattgctgactcGATCGTGACAGTTACAGTGACCTGCTCGGGGCTTGCGGGGAGTGGACGGGTGCCACTAATGGGGGCCCAGGCAGGAATGGGGGGGGAcgtttcaaggccctgctgagagctcacctcctccaggaggccttcccagactgagccccttccttcctctccccctagtccccctctccatcccccccatcttacctccttcccttccccacagcacctgtatatatgtatatatgtttgtacatatttattactctatttattttacttgtacatatctattctatttattttattttgttagtatgtttggttttgtcctctgtctcccccttttagactgtgagcccaatgttgggtagggactgtctctatatgttgccaatttgtacttcccaagcgcttagtacagtgctctgaacgtagtaagcgctcaataaatatgattgattgaatccagtgaagtgacatgcctaaggtgacGTAGAACTTAACTTTGCTCATAACCAGGCCCACCACCcatgccagttgttccagatgccCCTCAAGCCCCTtggtcctcccacctcccccatccctcacccctaatGACCCGGCCACCTCCCTGGAACTGTCAGgtgtgatttccctaaaatctcccctgcccatcagcatcgatcaatcgtatttattgagcgcttactgtgtgcagagcactgtactaagcgcttgggaagtccaggttggcaacatctagagacagtccctacccaacagcgggctcacagtctaaaagggggagacagagaacaaaaccaaacacactaacaaaataaaataaatagaatagatatgtacaagtaaaataaataaatagagtaataaatatgtacaaacatatatacatatagtccctccccctttctgtcccttcttcacccctcccatttttcccagcagtatctctagcgGAGAGCTCCCGCTCCTTCGCAGGATATCACTGCTAAAGTTatgttgtacctccccagcgcttagaacagtgctttgcttaataaatgccattattattattattattattatctaccctttcctctccatccaaactgctgccctgctgatccaagcacttctcctctccTACCTTGACTCTTGCATCGGCCTCCTCAGAGACCTCCTGGCCGATCGCATCTGTTAAGtatcttggccaaggccacacagcagaggtcatgggttctaatcccagctccgccacttgtctgctgtgtgaccttgggcaaggcacttcacttctccaagcctcagtgacctcatctgtcaaatggggatgaagactgtgagccccacttggggcaacctgctcactttgtatccccccagcgcttagaacagtgcttcatacacagtaagtgcttaacaaatgctatcattattattattaagtggtggagctgggatgagaaccctttttcctctcttcctccccatcccctacctccttcccctccccacagcacccgtatatatgtttgtacagatttattactctattttacttgcacgtgtttattattctatttattttgttaatgctatgcatgtagctttatttctatttgttctgacgacttgacacctgtccacacgtttggttttgttgtctgtctcccctttctagactgcgagcccgctgttgggtagggaccgtctctatatgttgccgacttggacttcccaagcgcttagtacagtgctgtgcacacagtaagcgctcaataaatacgattgcatgagtaagcccaggcccatgctctttctactaggccaagctgcgtaGAACGAGTAAAAAAAGTGGGATTGATGGATTCGAGCCCTGAGAGAGGGTGATGGGCTATGTGAGTTTTTGGGGGGCGAGGGGTCCCCCGCCGCCCTGACCACTCTGCTCTCCGCTCCGCAGTAGCCCGGCCCCCAAGCTGGTGTTCAACCGAGTCAATGGCAAGAGGCCACTGACGGTGCCACAGCCCgccgagggggtggaggagggctaCGCCCTGGCACACGAGGAGAACGTCCGCTTTGTCAATGAGGGTGAGTGTCGTCCCTGTCCGGCCAGGGGCGGGCAGacaggagggggctggagggtgaGCAGCCAGGGGATCAGGCCGCGGACCCCCACTTTCCGCCCTCCGCCCGTGCCCACCCCTGTCTTCCAGCCTGGCAGCAGGTGCAGCAACAGCTGGATGGGCACCAGCAAGGGCAGAGCGGCCCCGTGCAGTACGAGGAGAAGACCCCCGACCCCAGACTGAAGAGTGAGTCCCCTCCGCGCCCACCGCCGCTCTGCTTCCGCCGGGCCCgccgcccctcccaccccataacgCAAGAGCGACTAGGTCGGAAAGGGACGTGATGTCTCTGTCGCCCTTTGTCCAGCTCCCTTGCCCCGTCCTCTCGGCCGGTCCGCAGGCCCTAAAGCCAGCCCCGTTGTCCAGCGTCCCAGTGTCCTCCCCTGGATTGCTGGCTGCCCCACAGGGGCTTGGAGAGGGTGACCCTCGGCTCTCTGGGGACCCCCAGGGTCACGGctcaggaaggtggggagagggtgactCTCGGTTCTCTGGGGTCAAGGCTCGGGGGGcaaggaggggctgaggggagggtagTACCCCCCAACTTCCAGCCTGTGGACACCTCCCTGTCAGCACCAAGACAGAGCCAGACTGCCTCGGTTCCACTGCCTGATTTCTTTTGTTCTCAACCTAACTTCTCCTACCCCCAAGAGTCTGCAGCTTGAGTCCAACAAGGCCTAATCTTTTTTTGGGGGGTTATTTTTGATTTTTTATAATTAAGTgcgtaccaagctctggggtagatacaaggtaatcagattggaaacagtccctgccccacctggggctcacagtcttcatccccattttccaaatgaggtaactgaggcacagagaaaagttgagactttcccaagatcaggcAGCGGATAAGtgtgggagctgggatgagaacccaggccctctgtccagcctcctcctcctcctcctttcccccctaccCCCGGGCCTGGGGCTGCCCTTTATTGGCAGGTAGGgtgccagcccctctcccctctcccctccgcagACTTCGTGCCCATCGACCTGGACGAGTGGTGGGCTCAGCAGTTCCTGGCCAGAATCACCAACTCCTCCTAGCAGCCGGCGCGGGAGAAGGGGTCCGCCCGGCGCCGGGATCGGGGGCACCCCCAAAGAGGACCCCAGCCTCGCCCCCTCTCCTGCCCGGCTCTTCCTCTCGCCCCGGCCAGggcccaggggggcaggggccgTGCCAATCCGAACCGGGCCCGGCCTGGACATTTGAAACTGCTTCAAACTCTGGTCTGGACCGGCAAGTGCCCCATGCCAGGCGGGGCAGGGAGGCTCGGCCAATGACTCCGGCCCCAGCCCACCCCACCGCGCAGGCAGGAGATGGGGGGCCCGGCTGGGATCTTGGCCTCAATAAAGAGTTGATACTGGCCAGGCCCTGTGCTACGGCAGGGGATGCAGGGGGCAAGTGGGGGACTCTGGGGGGGATGGGGCACTGGGGACATTGGAGGTGGCGTGGtcaagggggaggatggggtcagCGAGAGGGGATTGTGGAGGACAAAAGCGATTAGGGGGATTTGGGACACAGTGGTGATTCCGTGCTCTGCGTTCCCCTCACCAGGGGCGGGGGGTgccctctccatttcctcttttctcaaagGTGAGAAGATCACGCTCAGGTTGAGGCAGGGGAATGTGGGGCTCCACTCAGGGCCCAGAAGAGAGGCCCGGAGTGACgttttcccccacctctcccggAAACAACCACAGGGCCCAGAGGAAGCTGCGAAGCTCCATGGATGGAGACGGAATGGTCTCTCCATGGGgcacagtcagggatggagagggaggtgtTTGGATGATGTCTCTACCCAGGAAGGTGGGAGACCAGCACGCCCCTCTTGCACTTCCAATAGTTCTGGTGCTACtatggaaggggggaggaggcctGGGCTGATCGGATTGGGGGTCTGAGCCGGGGGTGTCTCTCAGAAGCTCGAACCCTCTtccaattcctctccttccccaaatccaggGGTCCCTGGAAATAAAGGGgttggcctgggagtgggaaaggCCTTGGGGTGACCCCTCGGAGGGCAGCAGTCATGTCTGCCGCTCCCCACAGAGCTCGTGGGCGTGCTTGGCCGCAGCCAGTGGGCAGGAGGGTCAGCGGGGCGTGCCCCAGGGGTTCCCGGCCCAGGGATGCTTCCTCTACCTCAGATCGGTTGTTGGGGGGTACAGGCTAGTTCCATGGGTCCAGGTCACTAgtccctgggatagatacaagatcatcagatcttcagaagcagtttggccagtggatacagtaagggcatgggactcagaaggacctgggttctaatcctggctctgcctcttggcagctgtgtgatcttggacaagtcacttcacttctctgtgcctcagtcacctcatctgtaaaatgggggtgaagactgtgagccccacgtgggactgggactttgtccaactcgattagctcgtctgtaccccagcatttagtaatactcataataatagtaattaggtTAGGGCcgtgcatggcatgtagtaaagcacttagcaagtatctTTAAaaaaagcagacacagtccctgtacagcttggggttcacggtctaagggggaaggagaaagggcatttattattattattaataatactgctactaataatttaTGGTAACTGTTTAGTGCTAGAAAGGCACGTTCTGAGCACTAGAATAGtaaaaaattaatcaggtcagacaaaatccctgtcccacataggactcacagtctaagtaagagggagaacaggcattgaatgggtatttttcccattttttcagaggaggaaactggaggcacagagaagctaagcaacccgcccgaggtcccacagcagatgagtggccgagcctgggattaaaacccaggtgtcctgatccctaggcttgggctcttttccactcggccacactgtgTGACTAACCTCTAGAAGTCTCAGGAGGATGGTGCCACCCGCGCATCCCCCCGCCGCccacgcacagacacacaaactGGCACCTGCACCCAAAATTGGCCTCTCTCTTGGCACTTGTGGGGCGAAGtgagcacccattcattcattaattcaatcgtatttattgggcgcttactgtgtgcagaccactgtactaagcgcttgggaagtacaaatcggccacctacagggatggtccctgcccaacaacgggctcacagtctagaagggggagacagacaacaaaacaaaacaagtagagaggtgtcaatatcatctgaataaatagaattatagctatagacacatcattaataaacagtaataaatatatacaaatatacacaagggctgtggggaagggggcagggctgaggggggatgatggggaggcggaggagaggaaaaggggggctcagtctgggaagggctcatgGAGGAGGAGAGGTCTCCAGGCGGAGGGGGGAACATCTAAGTTACTACCATTTTGGACACCTCATGGGTATAGACCACTGCACTAGACACTTGGTATGGGCAAATaattggactgagcacttgggagactccaataagCATGaaaaacacagttcctgcctttcAGGTTTCTAACGTGGGGAACATGCAGACACAGAAAATATGAATACAGCT
This region includes:
- the MCRIP2 gene encoding MAPK regulated corepressor interacting protein 2 isoform X1, whose translation is MYTITRGPSKLATQRRTGPSQQQVDSQLGDHLKCQQQQQQQQQQQPPTPQPQQACLWPLASSPAPKLVFNRVNGKRPLTVPQPAEGVEEGYALAHEENVRFVNEAWQQVQQQLDGHQQGQSGPVQYEEKTPDPRLKNFVPIDLDEWWAQQFLARITNSS
- the MCRIP2 gene encoding MAPK regulated corepressor interacting protein 2 isoform X2; this translates as MYTITRGPSKLATQRRTGPSQQQVDSQLGDHLKCQQQQQQQQQQQPPTPQPQQACLWPLASPAPKLVFNRVNGKRPLTVPQPAEGVEEGYALAHEENVRFVNEAWQQVQQQLDGHQQGQSGPVQYEEKTPDPRLKNFVPIDLDEWWAQQFLARITNSS